The window GGCCCCTGTGATGCCGCCAACACCAACATCGGTGACTTCGATGCCAGCACCGACCCCCGTTTCTCCAACGCCAACTCCGGTGGCCCCAACACCGACTCCTATGATACCGCCATCACCAACCCTTGTGACTCCGATGCCAGCACCAACCCCTGTCTCTCCAACGCCAATCCCGGTGGCCCCAACACCGACCCTCGTGATGCCGCCAGCACCCACCCCTGTGACTCCGACGCCACCCCCAGCCCCGGCCCCAGCGCCGGCTACATCGACCGGCAAGTGCCCCGTGGACACACTGAAGCTACTTGCGTGCGTGGACGCGCTCAATGGGCTGTTGCACGCGGTGATCGGCAGTAGCGCCAGGAATACATGTTGCCCGCTGTTGTCCGGCGTTGCCGACCTCGACACTGCTCTCTGCCTTTGCACCACCATCAATGTCAAGGCCCTCAACATCAACCTCATGCTGCCCATCGCCATCGAGGTGCTCGTCAACCAGTGCGGCAAGAGAGTGCCGAAAGACTTCCGCTGCCCTAATTAAGCTCCATAGATTACTATATGTACTATCAGTATCACCTGCATATGAATGTGATACATGCATTA of the Triticum dicoccoides isolate Atlit2015 ecotype Zavitan unplaced genomic scaffold, WEW_v2.0 scaffold59830, whole genome shotgun sequence genome contains:
- the LOC119347147 gene encoding 36.4 kDa proline-rich protein-like; protein product: MPPTPTSVTSMPAPTPVSPTPTPVAPTPTPMIPPSPTLVTPMPAPTPVSPTPIPVAPTPTLVMPPAPTPVTPTPPPAPAPAPATSTGKCPVDTLKLLACVDALNGLLHAVIGSSARNTCCPLLSGVADLDTALCLCTTINVKALNINLMLPIAIEVLVNQCGKRVPKDFRCPN